From the Candidatus Kapaibacterium sp. genome, the window CCACTCAACAGAAGACTACCGAAATTCGGGTTCTTCAACAGATTCAGAGTCGAGTACCAAATCGTCAACCTTGATACACTTCAACGTTTGGTTGATGAAAACAAATTCGAATCTAACAAAGTTGATTTCGATACTTTGATTAATCTCGGCGTCATATCCAAAAAGCGGGTTCCACTCAAAATTTTGGGTAACGGCGAATTGACTGCAGCTTTGGAAGTTACCGCACACGGATTTTCGCGTACGGCTAAAGAAAAAATCGAGTCAGTCGGGGGAAAGGTAACGGTAAATGAGTAAATTCATACAATCAATTCAGAACATCTTTAAAATCGAAGAGTTAAGAGATAGAATTCTCTTTACTCTTGGGATTTTAGTTGTGGTGAGAATAGGTGCTCACATCACGCTTCCGGGCGTTGATGTTGTAGCCCTAAAGATGTCTATCGCAAATTCGGATGCTAATACTTTATTCGGATTGTTTGACCTCTTTGTTGGCGGTGCATTTTCTAATGCCGCAATATTTGCTTTAGGGATTATGCCCTACATCACTTCATCGATTATATTCCAATTGGCTGGTGTAGTTATTCCCGAAATCCAAAAAATTCAGAAAGAAGGTGAAGACGGTAGAAGAAAAATTACACAATACACTCGTATTTTGACTGTATTTATTGCATTGTTGCAAGGCTGGGGGATAGCAGTAAAACTCTCCTACCAACAAGCCGGGGCGGGATTGCCCGTCGTGCCTGATGCCGGAACTTTGTTCTTTATCTCTACTATGGTGCTTTTATCCGGTGGTACAATATTCATGATGTGGCTCGGCGAGCAAATTACCGAACGTGGTATTGGTAATGGTATATCTTTAATAATCATGATTGGTATTATCGCACAATTGCCTGCAGCTTTGATGAATGAATGGAGTTTGATTTGGGCAGGGTCGCGTTTGTGGCCAGTTGAATTGGTTGTCATTGCTCTATTGCTTGGTATTATTGCATCTATCGTATTGATGACCCAAGGGGCTCGGCGAATACCGGTGCAATATGCTAAAAGGCAAATCGGGAAAAAAGTATTCGGAGGTACTACTCAGTATATTCCTCTGAGAATTAATACTGCCGGTGTAATGCCTATCATCTTTGCTCAATCATTGATGTTCATTCCGAATACTATTGCAAGCTTTTTCCCGGAAAGTTCATTCTTCTTGACAGTTTCAAGATTGTTCGACTTCCAATCATATTTCTATGCAGCAGTATTCTTCACAATGATTGTATTCTTTACATATTTCTACACGGCGATTATTTTCAATCCGAAAGATATTGCCGATAACATGAAAAAACAAGGTGGCTTTATTCCGGGTATCAGACCGGGGAATAATACATCAGAATATATTGAAACGGTGCTTACTCGAATTACATTACCCGGGTCGCTCTTTTTGGGATTGGTTGCTATTATTCCGACATTTGTGTCCAATTTCTTCAACGTCAACCCCTTATTCGCATCGTTTTTCGGAGGCACGAGCTTGTTGATT encodes:
- the rplO gene encoding 50S ribosomal protein L15, which gives rise to MKHIGNLKYADGAKHKSKRIGRGVGSGHGGTATKGHKGQKSRSGATIRIGFEGGQMPLNRRLPKFGFFNRFRVEYQIVNLDTLQRLVDENKFESNKVDFDTLINLGVISKKRVPLKILGNGELTAALEVTAHGFSRTAKEKIESVGGKVTVNE
- the secY gene encoding preprotein translocase subunit SecY, which encodes MSKFIQSIQNIFKIEELRDRILFTLGILVVVRIGAHITLPGVDVVALKMSIANSDANTLFGLFDLFVGGAFSNAAIFALGIMPYITSSIIFQLAGVVIPEIQKIQKEGEDGRRKITQYTRILTVFIALLQGWGIAVKLSYQQAGAGLPVVPDAGTLFFISTMVLLSGGTIFMMWLGEQITERGIGNGISLIIMIGIIAQLPAALMNEWSLIWAGSRLWPVELVVIALLLGIIASIVLMTQGARRIPVQYAKRQIGKKVFGGTTQYIPLRINTAGVMPIIFAQSLMFIPNTIASFFPESSFFLTVSRLFDFQSYFYAAVFFTMIVFFTYFYTAIIFNPKDIADNMKKQGGFIPGIRPGNNTSEYIETVLTRITLPGSLFLGLVAIIPTFVSNFFNVNPLFASFFGGTSLLIIVGVALDTLQQIESHLLMRHYDGFMKSGKIRGRAGSVGGF